A region of Salinibacter sp. 10B DNA encodes the following proteins:
- a CDS encoding DsrE family protein, whose amino-acid sequence MRCFGGGDPRRRLAARPERGGAHRPNGNPRPAGVRVVACGLAMDKTGVTGSELIDGIDTAPNGFHELFRLQDQGYETLQL is encoded by the coding sequence ATCAGGTGCTTCGGGGGAGGCGATCCACGGCGACGCCTCGCTGCGCGTCCTGAAAGAGGCGGCGCGCATCGCCCGAACGGGAATCCTCGCCCTGCCGGGGTCCGGGTCGTCGCCTGCGGACTCGCCATGGACAAGACGGGCGTGACCGGGAGCGAACTGATCGACGGCATCGACACCGCGCCGAACGGCTTCCACGAGCTCTTTCGTCTCCAGGACCAGGGCTACGAAACCCTGCAGCTGTAA
- a CDS encoding methyltransferase domain-containing protein, protein MYGLRSGLVFVVLLGMIVALPARSAAQVPDSTEGSILNYRYRTGDGKAAPYVATPQPVVDSMLALAGVTSEDVVYDLGSGDGRIPIAAAKTYGARGVGIEIDSALVTKARTNAKEAGVSGRVAFRRADLFEVDISEATVVTLYLLPAANLKLRSKLLQELEPGTRVVAHDFHMEEWSPITTKKVGSSLIFLWRIPEELPDFVEQEK, encoded by the coding sequence ATGTACGGTCTTCGTTCAGGACTCGTCTTTGTGGTGCTTCTGGGGATGATTGTGGCTCTTCCCGCCCGGAGTGCTGCACAGGTGCCGGACTCCACCGAGGGTTCCATTCTGAACTACCGCTACCGGACCGGCGACGGAAAGGCAGCGCCCTACGTGGCGACGCCGCAGCCTGTCGTCGACTCGATGCTTGCGCTTGCCGGCGTGACGTCGGAGGACGTCGTCTACGATCTGGGCAGTGGGGATGGGCGGATTCCCATTGCGGCGGCGAAGACCTACGGGGCCCGGGGCGTTGGCATTGAGATCGATTCGGCGCTCGTGACAAAGGCGCGGACCAATGCGAAGGAGGCCGGGGTGTCCGGTCGCGTCGCGTTTCGACGGGCCGACCTTTTTGAGGTCGACATCAGTGAGGCGACGGTGGTGACTCTCTATCTCCTTCCTGCGGCCAATCTGAAGCTTCGCTCGAAGCTGTTGCAGGAGTTGGAGCCCGGGACCCGGGTCGTGGCCCACGACTTCCACATGGAAGAGTGGTCGCCGATCACGACGAAAAAGGTGGGGAGCAGTCTTATCTTTCTCTGGCGAATACCGGAGGAGTTGCCTGATTTTGTGGAGCAGGAGAAGTAA
- a CDS encoding class I SAM-dependent methyltransferase, with product MPKPASFWDDRFAADEYVYGVQPNDFIREAAATWLSSPCDVLDLGVGEGRNAVHLARQGHTVTAVDYSAEGLRKTEQLAEREGVSVETLRADVRDWDPDRTWDAVVITFLHLSPSERPDLYALLQHVLRPGGTLIAEWFRPEQRTEGYTSGGPPDVDMMVTVEELRTHFAVDGIEQLERAEPMLDEGMHTGPGATVRFVWRRPA from the coding sequence ATGCCGAAACCGGCCTCTTTTTGGGATGATCGCTTTGCCGCCGACGAGTACGTGTACGGAGTGCAGCCGAACGACTTCATTAGAGAAGCGGCTGCGACCTGGTTGTCGTCTCCCTGCGACGTGCTCGACCTCGGGGTCGGCGAGGGACGAAACGCCGTTCACCTGGCCCGACAGGGACATACGGTCACGGCGGTCGACTACTCGGCCGAAGGGTTGCGCAAGACCGAGCAGCTCGCCGAGAGGGAAGGGGTCTCCGTCGAGACGCTCCGGGCGGACGTTCGGGACTGGGATCCCGATCGGACCTGGGACGCAGTGGTAATCACGTTTCTCCACCTTTCCCCCTCCGAACGTCCCGATCTCTATGCCCTGCTTCAACATGTCCTGCGGCCCGGCGGCACCCTCATTGCCGAATGGTTTCGGCCCGAACAGCGGACCGAGGGCTATACGAGCGGCGGCCCGCCGGACGTGGACATGATGGTGACGGTCGAGGAGCTTCGCACGCATTTCGCGGTGGATGGCATCGAGCAGCTGGAGCGTGCCGAGCCGATGCTGGATGAAGGGATGCACACGGGGCCCGGCGCGACCGTCCGCTTCGTGTGGCGGCGTCCCGCATAG